Below is a window of Leptospira saintgironsiae DNA.
TCCAACTTTAATAGATGGGCATTCTCCTCGAGGTTATATAAATAAACGACTCGAATGGAAACCTATGTTTGGTTTCCTTCTTTTTTATACGGATACTCGGTTGACTGGAATTGTAGGCGTGAGAATCCATTAGTAAGAGGGCTTCTTGGAACTCGTTTCATCACATCCAAAACAAAAGAAAGTTTCTGAATCGGAATGGTTGGATTGGAAATGGCAGATCCAAAATCGGATCAAAGATGGATCCGAACTGGAAAAAACTATCCGGATCAGTTCCGAAGAAAAAGAAGCATTACTCGCCTGCTCTGAAGTGTTCAGCTTCTCCGCTACTCCTTATTATCTTAATCTCGCAGATCCGGAAGATCCGAACTGCCCTATTCGATTACAAGTTTTACCAAGAAAAGAAGAGCTACATACAAGAACCTGGGACAGAAGAGATCCGTTGGCAGAAGAGTCCTATATGCCAGTCAAAGGAGTGACTCATCGTTATCCAGACAGAGCTCTTTGGTACCTATCTCATGTGTGTGCAGTCTATTGTAGATTCTGCACCAGAAAAAGAAAGGTATCCCAATCCGCAGAGACGCCAGGCGCGGAAGATTGGAAAGACGCAATCCGTTATTTTAGAGAACATACTGAGATCAAAGAAGTAATCCTTTCAGGAGGAGATCCTTTAAATCTTTCTGATTCCAAACTGGATTATCTCCTAGGCGAATTAAAATCTATTCCACATATCAATCAGGTTCGTATCCATACGAGATACCCTGTTACACTTCCTATGAGGATTACGTCGGAACTCTGTCAGGTGCTCAAAAAACATTTTCCGATCTATCTGGTAACACATTTCAATCATTCCAAAGAGCTTACAAAGCTAGTAAAAGAAAGGATCGGGATGCTCGTGAAAGAAGGTGCAGTAACGGTTCTAAACCAGGCTGTACTTTTGAAAGGGATCAATAATTCTGTAGGAGCTTTGACAGATTTATTCTACGGACTGACCAAAATCGGGATCAAACCGTATTATTTGCACCAATGCGACGAGGTATTCGGATCTTCTCATTTTAGGGTCCCTATAGAAGAAGGTGTGGAACTCATGAAGCAGATCCGAGGAAGTATCAGCGGACTGAGCGTTCCGTTATATGTAGTGGATCTGACAGGAGGAGGAGGAAAAGTACCTCTACCCGCGAACTATCTGGAAGAAACCAAAACTTCTTCTTATATATTTCGAAATTATAAAGGAGATCTGTATGAGATCGGTTTCTAAAAGTATTATTTTGCTTATATCCGCCCTGGCCTTCTCAGAATGCAAAAGCCACCAGGAGAATCCGACCTCGGTCGTAGCTGAAAATCCGTCGGCACTTCGACTCAATTATGATGTAGTATATTATACAGGCGGACATTCGGTTTTACTCAACTCGGGAAGATTATTCGCCAGGGGACTCTTCTACGAATGTAAAATTTCCGACACGAATTCCAATTTCGAAACTTTCCGGGCTTCTTCTTATACTGAGGATAATTCAAACGATTTCAGACAATTGGTATCCGAAACAGACCAGGCAAAATTCAATTCCAGACAATTCCAATATTTTCCAATTGGGGAAAATTCCCGGGCCACAGTATTTTCAGGCTGCGCCAAAGGATCCGGAGCTGAAAAATGTTACGTCCGTTGGGAATGGCAAAAAGAAGCGTTCATATTCGTATTCGAAACCCAATTGGAAAATAAAAAGGGATTGGGCACTGCTGAATTAGGAAAAGAATTCCACGAATTCGTAAGCCGGGGAATAAAAGCGTTTTAAAAGTGTATTTTCTTGACCGATTTTGATCCGGAAAGTATGTTATCCGGCGGGGAGAAGAGATCCCGAGGATAAGATAGAATGTGGTTAAAATTGGGGGATACCGAGGTCATTAATCTAGACTATATCTCCTCGATCAAAAAGAACATGGCAGCAAACTCAATAGAGATCACCTACCATGACTTCAACCACGTAAAATCATTACCATTCGGAGATCCAGAAGATAGAGATCGGGCCTACAAAGCAATTTTGGAAAACCTTTCCAGGATGCGTTTGTTTTTCGAATAGTATATCTTCTAATATTCCTAGAGTAAGAGACGAAAGCGATTCTTAAGCCATGGAACGAATTAAAGAAAATCTATCCAGCGTCTCCTCCCTAAAACCATTCGAACTTATATTTTTCGGTTCTAGACAAAGAGGAGAAGGAGACGAATCCTCCGACTTCAACTTCCTTGTACTCGCAGATCCTTCCGATCAGCTCAAAGGAAATTTTATCCGAGAGATCAACAGGGCTATGGAGCCACTCCAAAGCCAGGGACAGGTAAACTTACTCGCTGCAGACTGGGACGGATTCCGCACCCGAATGAGAAGTTATGATCCAGGTGCTATCCATATCTGCGAATTGGGCGAACCATATTTCGGCTCAGAATACTTTCCAGTCATCAAAGAAGAATGGGAAAAACTTAAATCAGAGCCAATCGATGGAAACACCGCAGGCAAATATTTAAGAAAACGTTATAGATTTTATAAAGGTATCGTTCCTCGTAATACTAAGGAAGACGTAGTCCGGATGGAAAGACTTCTAACAGTTTATCTCCAAAACTGGATGTTCCGTCATATCGAAGATCTTGGAATTGCAGAAATCGTAAACTCAGACATCCCTTCTAGGATCGGACCTATGTTCCGTGCGCTTTATTCTAAAGAAGCTAAGGGAAACACATTAGAATTACTCGAACTATATGAAGAAGTTCTTAAGTTGAAAAAGGAATTACGTTCTCCTGAGTCTCCATTCTCTGTGGAAAGATTCAACCAACTCAAAGAAACTCTTCGCTTCGAAGAAAAAGAGATCCGAATCTTAAAACTGAATTATTAGGATGCGGACCTCTTTCATTAGAATTTTCTAATTTCTTAATTCTCTCAGTAGATTTGCATTTCCAGTTACTGCAAGAGCAGCAGCCAGTCCTCCCATCATCGCGCCAGCAATTCCTGGAGAAGCAGCATCCGCACCTGTTAAATACAGACCCTCAACCGGGGTTCTGACATCAAACCAAGGACATTTTTCCTTTTTGTATCTTTCAGGAACACAAGCTAAACCATAGATTGCGCCGTCAGGATGAGAAGTAAAATGTTCATTCGTGATAGGAGTAGAAAGTTCTGCAAATTCAACCAATTTAGTAAGGCCAGGAAATCTGGATTCCAATGTGGTCAGTATCCGATTTATGATCCTCTCTTTAAATTCTTTATACTCTTCTCCCCTTTTTTTCCAAGGTTCATCTTTCCATTCTGCAAAATTAGAATAGTCTGTGAATGTGATCACATCCATGGTATGAGACTTAGCTTCCGGATTTTTTAGACTTGGGAAAGAAAGATATAGATTCGGGATCTCATCACTTTCAGAAAGCCAATCATTTCTTTCGGAAAAGTTCTTATCATGATCAGGAGAAGCGAAAATCCAGTAATTCTCTCCACTAAATCCGAATTTTGCAGGACTCTCGGAAAGACCAAGATAGAGACAAATACTTGTGGTCATTCTTTCTCTATTATAAAAATCTTTTAGATCTTTTCTGAAAGAAATCGGATAAGAATCAGGGATCAATTTTGTATAAGTAGGATAAGCTCCGGCACAGGAGATCACCACCGGAGCGAAAAAGTCGCGTTCATGACCTTCTCCTCTTAATGCTTTCGCTTTTACCCCTACTACCTTTCCATCCTTGATCAGGATTTCCTTTGCTTCTACGGAAGATAAGACTGCTCCGCCGTTTTCTTGTAAGATTGGTTCTATAGTATCGAAAATTTTACCGGCGCCTCCGACTGGATAATAGCCTCCGTTAATATAATGCTGCACGAGTGTAGCATGCATCGCAAAAGCAACTTTAGAAGGTGGAAGTCCGTAATCTCCCCATTGCGCCGCCAAAATTCCCTTTAAGTCTTCACTTTTGAAATTTCTATCGAAGTAATCTTTGAGAGTTACTACATTTCCTTCTCCTAATATTCCAATAAGAGAATCCAAAGGAGGAGGAGAAAGTCGCATCATGATTGCTTTTCCAAAAAGGACTGAAATTTTTCTAATATCCTTTAAATATCTTTCGATTGCTTCCTCTTCTTCAGGAAATGCATTGATCAGATCCGATCTGAACTTTTCCGGATCTCCATAAATATCAAAATTTCGAGTAGGAAAAACCAAACGTTCGAAAGGGTCTTTCATTCTTTTCCATGTGAGTTTTCCACGAGTGATCTTATCAGAGATCTTCTTACAAAGCCCTCCTTCATGCATATCGCCCACATAATGAATGCCCACGTCCCAATGATACTTTCCTTGTTTTCTTTGGAATTCGTGAGTAAAACCGCCAGGCTGAAAATGTTTTTCCAGGACCAGGACCTTCTTACCCGCAGATTGGGCCAAAAGACTTGCGGTGGTTAGGCTTCCCATTCCGGAACCTATAAATATAATATCGAATTCGTTTCCTACTTGATCAATATTCATTGACAAAACCTCTTATTCGCATTCAATGTGAACACTGAACACATTCAGTTTTATAATTAGACCCTTCAATGTAATACATGTCAACATGAAAAATTCCCAAGAAAAAAATTCATACCACCACGGGGACCTAAAAAGAGCCTTATTGGACGCCTCCATAAAGATCTTAAAAGAAGAAGGTTATAAGGCCCTAAGTCTCAGAAAAGCCGCTACCCTGGCCGGAGTCAGCCAATCTGCTCCCTATAGGCATTATCCAGATTTAGAATCATTATACGCAGATATCGCAGAAGAAGGATTTAAGATCTTAGCAGAAAGACAAAAAAGACTAAGAGCAAAATACAAAAAAAGACCTTTGCTTTTATTCAGAGAATCCGGAGTTTCTTATGTAGAATTCGCATTAGAAAATCCTGATCTATTTCGAATCATGTACGGAAACCAGATCGAAAGCCATCTAAAATACGATTCTTTGATCAAAACAGAAGATGAAACTTTTCAGATCATAGTAGATATCATCAAAGATTGTCAAAAAGCAGGATTGATCCCGGAAGGAAATGCAGAAAAAGCAGCCACCTCTGCTTGGACAATGGCTCACGGTGTTGCCGTATTATTATCAGGGCAACAAATGATGTTTCGATCTATCGAGATCAAACAAGCAAGAAAGATCACTAAGGATTTAATTCAGTTTTTATATACTGGATTAAAAAGATAATGAGAAACGATCCATTCTTCTCCGTTTTTGTATTTCCAAAGTTCTGCGCATGCCATAAAGAAAGTTTTCCAATAAACAAACCATTTTACTGCTTGTTCCTTTCCATAGGTTTCTTCTAAAATTTCCAGAACTTCCTTTTTATTTTTATACATATTGGAAAGCCAAGCTTCTGAAGTAAGAGCGTAATTTTTGCCGTTTACAACCCATTGGTCTGAGATCTGAAAATCCTTTTGGAAATATAAAAACAGATCATGAGAAGGCATTTGGCCTCCGGTAAAAAAGTATTTCGCCATCCAATCCGTATCATCTATAATATCAAAAGGATAAGCGAATTTTTTATGAGTGAATATATGTACAAAAAACTTTCCTTTTGGTTTTAGAAAAGTGGCCAACTTTTGAAATAGAACCTCATAGTTTTTCATATGCTCTAACATTTCTACAGAGATGATACGATCAAATTTAAGATTCGTTTTAAATACATTCATATCTGCCGTAAGAATATTCAGGTTTTTTAAACCTCTTTTTTTAGCCTCTGAATCTATGAACTTCTTTTGACTTTTAGAATTGGAAACTCCTGTTACTTTGCATTTCGGATACTTCTCCGCTACATAAAGAGAAAGAGACCCCCAGCCACAACCCAGGTCCAAAACATTCATCCCATTTTCGAGTTCTGCCCTTTTGCAAGTCAGATCTAACATCGCTCTTTCTGATTCGTCGATGCCTATATCTGAGGAAGTCCAGTAGCCTGAACTGTACTTCATATGTTTTCCCATTACCAATTTGAAAAAAGAAGCAGGTACCTCATAGTGCTGCTCATTTGCAGCCTTAGTATCAATTGCAATAGGAGATCGTTTTAGAAAATTTACGTATTGGATCAGGTGTTCCTGATTTTTTTCCAGGCTTCCTTTATCTTCCATACGAAGTCTGAGGCGTAGAAGTTGTCTTATTCTAAATCGAATCAACCAATCCGGAAAAATATCTTTTTCCATTAGAGTATAGATCAGGCTCATATTTCAGTTCTCCTATATTCTAAATTGGATCTACTTTTTAGGAAACCAAGGGAAGAATGCACTGGTCCTGGATTTATATTCCAGGTAAAGATTTCCCTTGGACTTTAGTTGTCCTATCTCATTCAAAGGAATACCTGTTATTTTAGTTAAAAGAATAAACATAACTAATGGAGAAATAAGACCAATCCATCCCCAAGGAGAAGCAAGTGAGACCAAGCCAAATGAAACCCAAATGATCCACTCAAAAAAATAATTTGGATGCCTACTATATTTCCAAAGCCCAGCATCACAGACCTTTCCTTTATTCGCAGGATCTAACTTAAATTCCGCTAATTGAAAATCAGCTACTGATTCTCCCCAAAGTCCGATTATAAAAACACAAAGGCCTATTATTTCTAAAGTATGTGTTTGTATGGAAGGATTTAGAGCGGGAAAAAGAAAAGGAAGGCTTAAGATCGTTCCTAGAATTCCTTGGAACTGAAATACATTTGTGAAAAATTTTCGATCTACCTGATCTCCATATTCTTTTCGGAATTCTGTGTATCTTGCATCTTCATGTCCCGTCAGAACTCTTGTGGTAAATATAAAATAAGAAAGTCTCCAACCCCAAACCGTTGCCATAAAAGTAAAGATAGCCTTTCTAACCGAAAAAGCATCCCCTAGTATAAAATACACAATTGCAACTGTGGAAATACAAAGTCCCCATCCCACATCTACGATGGAATAATTTTTGATCAGCTTTCCGATCAACCAAAGAAGGCTCATCAAAAAGAATATAACCACCCAAGCACTGAACATTAAAGACACAGCTTTTTCGTACATTAGAATGCTCCGATATACATGGATTTTATTTGCGAACTATCTGGTTTGCTTTTTTGACCAGTATTAATAATAAAAAATAAGAGATCCCTGCTGGAATTGGAACCATACATGTCCAACCAAGAACAGCATATCCTGCTGAATGAGAAAGCCCTTCCCATACCCCAGAACTGTCCCCTTCTACTAACTTATATGCCCAAGTCAGATCCAGCTCTTTGCCTGATAAATATGCTCCCAATTTTAAAAAAGGGATAATTAGAAAAACTTGAAATGGATACATCGCATAATTTGCAATCTGGATCGAGACAGGATTTAACCTTAAAACAAAACCCAAAAAGGCACATAATGCCATAGTGGTCCCGATCAAAGGGAAAATACCTATCGCTCCACCGATTGCCAAAGATAATGCGATCTTTTCCGGACTGGTTCCGGTTTTTAATTCTTCTAGGATCCTTGCTTTAGTCTTAGCTAAAAAGGAAGGTTTCGATTCTTGGTTTTCTAATTTTGTCACTGAGAATTTAGTCCGAGATTATTCGGTCTGGTATACACAACCTGCACTACGCTGATATTTCTCATATGAAAGGCTGCAGCGCAATACGAAAAATAATATCTCCATTTGCGTAAAAAGGATTCGTCATAACCCATACCTGCGATTGAGGAAAGATTTTCTTCGAATCCTTTCTGCCATGACATTAATGTTCGATCGTAATATTTACCTATATCTTCCAATTCATGAAGGAACATATCACCTGTCTTATTGATCGCCTCGTTGATCCGAGCTATAGAAGGTAAAAGTGATCCAGGAAAAATATGTTTTTGGATAAAATCCACGCCCTTTCTAAAAGATTCATATCTAGAATCTGGACAAGTGATGATCTGGTGAGCCATGAGTCCGTCTTTTTTCAAAACCCTATGACACATTGCAAAGAAGTCTTCGAAATATTCGTGACCGACAGCTTCTAACATTTCTACAGTCACGATCTTATCGTAAGAGCCCTGCACTTTTCGATAATCTTCTAGCCGGACTTCTATCTTATCTTCTAAGCCCATCGCAGAAATTTTATCTTTTGCAAACTTGTATTGCTCTTCTGAGATCGTATAAGAAGTTACTTTGCAACCGTAATTTTTAGCTGCATATGTAGAGAATGCACCCCAACCTGTTCCAATCTCCAAAAGATGATCGGAAGCCTTGAGTTTCAATTTCTTACATAAATTTTCTATCTTAGCGATTTGCGCTTCTTCCAAAGATTTTGCCTGTTCAGCAAAGTAGGCACAAGAATAAGTCATTGTTGGATCTAAGAACTTCTTATAAAAATCATTTCCTAGATCATAATGTTCAGAAATATTCCTTTTACTGCCTCGAACGGAATTATTTCGAAACAAATGTAGAAGTCGATTCCCTATATTCATCAATGTAAGATGAATAAAATTTTTATTAGAGCCACTAACAGAAGGTGTACTTTCAATATTTAATAAGAACCAACAGATGATCGCACGAATATCATCCGTGTCCCAGTCGCCGTCCATATAAGATTCTGCGAGCCCTATATCTCCGTATAATACCAATTTTTTGAAAAACTTTCTGTCTTTCACTTGTAGGATCGCATGATGAAACTCCGGAGGATCCGAAGAATTAGGATTTCCTAAATATCTTTGTCCGCCATCCGGAAAAAGAATACGCAAAGATCCTCTTTGCATCCCTGCTAATGCGGAGAAAAAAATCCTTTCATAAAAACCTAAAGTTCCGAGATCGGAACCTGCACTTTCCAACGGTTCTACTTTTACAATATTATCGCCTTCCAAGATGCAATCCTCTTTGTTTATCTAACCCTTCATTCTTTCGAATGAAAGGGATTTTTTTTAGGTAAAGAAGTAAGGCCTGCCAATGGATGAGCCCGATCACTTTCAAAGTCACAAAAGGATATTTTATGAACATCCAGATTAGATTTAGATCCGTCAGATCCGAAACCTTTCCGGTATAAGTTGTCACCATGACCCTTTCTCCATTTTCGAAAGCGTCTATCCTTAAGTTTACTCTTCCTCCTTGTGGAGGATTTAAATGAAATTCGAACTCGGAGTCCAAACCGACAAACGGAGACACATAGAAGAACTTCCCTTCTTTCTTTTTAAATCCTTTCTGATCAAAGGATCTTTTTCCAAGGAAGTATAACTTCATTTCTCCGAATGTATTTCCAACCTCTACAACGGCGCATATTGGATTTCCATCCTTATCCTCGGCAAAATAAAATGATACCGGATTAAAGACGTAGCCGAATACTCTTAGGTTGGTGATTAGCGTTACCTTTTCTACCTTCTCTTTGACTCCTTCCTGTCTTAAGTACTCTAAAAAATTTTCTTTTAACCCTTCTTTTCCGAAGTTTAAATGATCAGTATCTTTAAAAGAAAATACTCGAAACTTATTATTTCCAAGCATCCATAAACGATCGTTTACTATATCAAGTTCGTCCAGGTCCAATTGGAATGTAAAAATCCCATAATTAAACCGATTCGGTTTAGGGATCTTACGGTCATGCATGACTCTGGCTTCGACTATCTTGGAATTTAGTCCCATACCTTCCTTCCCAATAAGGTTTCCGATAATTCTCTAGCGGACCAAAATGCGTCCTCATGGAATCCATATCTAAAATAACTGCCGCAGAAATAGATAGGTCCCTTTCGATTCAGTTCGGATAATCTGCCTTGGGCCTTTAAAGAACCGACATGAAAAAGAGGATGTTCGTATTTGATCCTTTTCAGGATCTTTTTAGGATCCACAAGTCCTGGATCTCCTATAGATAGAAAATAATCCTTTTTCTTTGACACTCCCTGCAAACAATTCATCCAATAAATCGTATGAGGTCGGATCTGACCATGGATCTGGTCCATTCTATAATTCCAAGAAGACCAAGTGGACTTTGTATTCGGCATTACTGAATCATCCGTATGTAAAGTCGCAATATTCTCCTGATACGCGAACTGAGATAATAATTCTTTCTGTAAAGAACTAGGTTTTTTTAAAATAGATAAAGAACTGTCCGCATGGCAGGCAAGTATAACCTTATCGAATATTTCAGACTTCTTACCTTTGAATATAAGTTTTGCCTTTCCTGTTGGAGTAGATTCAACACCTAATACTGGTGAGTTCGTATGAAATCGATCTTTATTGGACGAGAGTAATCTTTTTACATATTCAATAGAGCCGCCATCCACTGTATACCATTGGTGTTGAGTATTCAGCCCCAAGAATCCATGATTCAAGAAGAATCGAACCAAGGAGTGTGCAGGAAACTCTAACATCAGATCTTCCGGGGTAGACCAAACTGCGGAACTCATCGGCACAAGATAGTATGTCAAAAGATCAGGATGATACCCTTCTTCTTTTATATATCTATCTAGAGAATATTCTTTGTATTTTGGATCTTGTAATATCTTAGGAGACTCATCGTTGAAACGATTGATATTCAAGAGCAGTCGTAAAAAACGAAAATTGAATATATTTTTTCTTTGAGCAAATAGACCGCTCAGCCCTGAACCACAAAATTCCAGATTGTCCGGAACATGCTGCACGCTAAAAGACATACTCGTCTTCTTTGTAGGCACATTTAATTCTTCAAAAAAACGTTTTAAGTTTGGGTAAGTAACATGATTGAATACTATAAATCCAGTATCTATCGGGATCTTTTTATCTTCTTCCGGTATGAATACAGTGTTTGTATGACCTCCAATATAGTTTTCTTTTTCGAAAACAGTGATATCGTAATGGTCCCGTAAAAAATAAGAACAACCCATTCCAGCAATGCCAGAACCTACGATGGCAAGTTTTTCTTTTTTGGAGTTAGATTTCCGTTTAGATTTCATGAGAAGGTTTCTCTATAGACTCAATTTATGTAAATACGGTTTGGAAAAATTTTTCCAAAGCTCGGCCATTAAAAGGTAATTCGTAGATTTAGTAAAAACAAAAATTACGGGCCGAACCCGTAAGCCAATACAATGTATCTTAAGATACGAAGTGAAAAAACTATTAAGGCAAAGATCCAAAATTTTTGGCGGAAAAATCCGGAAAGCACCGTGATTGGATCTCCTACAAATGGCAAAAAAGAAAATCCTAATGCCCAATATCCCCATCTGGACATTCTTTCTGCCCAGCCCGCATATGTTTTGGATTCGGAGATCCTAGTTTCTATTTTTTTTCCGAACCAATATCCCAATGAATAATTGAATGCGCAAGCGGCACAGTTCCCTATCGAGGCCCAGAACACTGCTTCTACTGGAGAAAGTCCAGACCAGATTGCTCCCATAAGTGCTGCCTCAGAACTGAAAGGAAGTAATGTAGCGGCCCCGAAAGAAACCAAACTCAATCCTGGTCCTGCATAATCTTGTAGGAGTTCCGATAAAAATTTTGAATATTCCAATATTAACTTCACTTAAGTCCTAGATTTTTTTCAGTATAAATCCAATTTCAAATGACCCCTTTGGGCTGTGGATCGGATATGTAAAGTAAGACGATTTGATAAAGAGCGCCTAACCTTGAAAAAATTAATATCCCTATTTGTAGTTTGCATTTTTTCCCTTCTGCCTTCTACTCTATTTGCAGAACCTTTTACCCTAATTGGAGGAGGTACCCAAACTTCTCCTTTCACAGCAAAAATAGGAGTCGGAGCTGGACAGGCAGAATACCAGTATGGCCTTGCAGGCAGATCCGAAACTTATAGAGCGGGATTCGAATATAATCCTAAAAACTTTGGCTTCGAGCTTGGAGTCAATCGTAGTGGTTATTTCATTCCTCAGGATCGCTCCACAGAAATGGCTTCTGCGATGATACTTTCTGCCCCAACTTTCGACAACTTTGGATATTATTTTGCAGCAGCGGCAATGATCGATAAGGTCACATTCTCCAAAACTTTCTTAGATTTAGGACCCACATTTCATTTCCGTCCAGGATCTAAATTTGATCCATATATCGGAGCAGGATTTGGAATCGCGGATATAGGCGCAAAACAATCTACATTAAGAGCGTATGGCAAACTTGGTGTCCGGATGAATTTCGAACGTAGCTTTTTATTCTTAGAGTTGGAAGGAGCTTCTATCAATCGCCATTTCCAAGGAGAAAAGTATATCTACGGAGAAGGTTCTGGGATTTTCGGATTCGGTTATTATTTCGGATCAGCATCCTCTTCTGAGAACAAGGAAATAGCTCCCGCAAAACAGAAAGAAGAAGAGCCTAAGCCGGAAGAAAGTAAAAAAGAAGAAATAACTCCTACTAAAACGGAAGAGGATCAGCCTACAGAAGAGAAGCCTTGAGTTAGGTTTAAAATTCTTCTTATATTTTATAGAGGAATGACTTAATTTTTCGTTTTACCTGAGTAAAGACCTAAAAACAATACGAAGCAAGCGGTATTAGCCTGCTTCGTATGGACATCTTCCAGTTTTCCTACCATTCTATCGGATATATTTCAGGTACAATTTTTACTATTTTCCTGATAGTCTCTTTGCTAAAATTAAAAAGCAAAACTAGACATGCATGGATACTAATCGGTTATCTGCTGTTCGTACTATTTTTGAATTTTGGATTTCTGATCCGAACTTCTTTATTCCTGCCGTCCCTATCTAAACCTGCTTGTTTCCTGATAGCACTATATACTTCCTTCTCCAACTTAGGGCTTTTATATTTTATATATTCTTTTTTTGGAATAGATCGCAAAAGAGAATCCAGAATTGCATTATTGGCAATATTTTCTGCGGGGATGTTCGGGTTTTTGTTCTATGTATTGAAGAATATCAACTCTGAAGTTTCCTATAATTTCAGCATCCAAATGTTCGAATTTCAAGAGCCTGAATCTACGGCTCCCATGGGCTCCATTCATTTTTTGACATTTATTTGGATATTAATCGTTCTAGTAAGACACAATATACATTTAAGAAGAGAACTTACTATTGAGACAGATACAGATTCGATCGTAGAGAAAAAAAGAGCCGTCCGAATGTCCCGCAACTTCGGACTGGCAATCTTACTTCATGCATTATTCTCTCTTACTTATACTTTTTATGGATGGGGTTATCTTTCCTTTTCTAATTTTCAGCTCATACTCACTTCTGTCACAAGCTTGCA
It encodes the following:
- a CDS encoding DUF1365 domain-containing protein; translated protein: MGLNSKIVEARVMHDRKIPKPNRFNYGIFTFQLDLDELDIVNDRLWMLGNNKFRVFSFKDTDHLNFGKEGLKENFLEYLRQEGVKEKVEKVTLITNLRVFGYVFNPVSFYFAEDKDGNPICAVVEVGNTFGEMKLYFLGKRSFDQKGFKKKEGKFFYVSPFVGLDSEFEFHLNPPQGGRVNLRIDAFENGERVMVTTYTGKVSDLTDLNLIWMFIKYPFVTLKVIGLIHWQALLLYLKKIPFIRKNEGLDKQRGLHLGRR
- a CDS encoding NAD(P)/FAD-dependent oxidoreductase, with protein sequence MKSKRKSNSKKEKLAIVGSGIAGMGCSYFLRDHYDITVFEKENYIGGHTNTVFIPEEDKKIPIDTGFIVFNHVTYPNLKRFFEELNVPTKKTSMSFSVQHVPDNLEFCGSGLSGLFAQRKNIFNFRFLRLLLNINRFNDESPKILQDPKYKEYSLDRYIKEEGYHPDLLTYYLVPMSSAVWSTPEDLMLEFPAHSLVRFFLNHGFLGLNTQHQWYTVDGGSIEYVKRLLSSNKDRFHTNSPVLGVESTPTGKAKLIFKGKKSEIFDKVILACHADSSLSILKKPSSLQKELLSQFAYQENIATLHTDDSVMPNTKSTWSSWNYRMDQIHGQIRPHTIYWMNCLQGVSKKKDYFLSIGDPGLVDPKKILKRIKYEHPLFHVGSLKAQGRLSELNRKGPIYFCGSYFRYGFHEDAFWSARELSETLLGRKVWD
- a CDS encoding YqaA family protein — protein: MEYSKFLSELLQDYAGPGLSLVSFGAATLLPFSSEAALMGAIWSGLSPVEAVFWASIGNCAACAFNYSLGYWFGKKIETRISESKTYAGWAERMSRWGYWALGFSFLPFVGDPITVLSGFFRQKFWIFALIVFSLRILRYIVLAYGFGP
- a CDS encoding HAMP domain-containing protein produces the protein MDIFQFSYHSIGYISGTIFTIFLIVSLLKLKSKTRHAWILIGYLLFVLFLNFGFLIRTSLFLPSLSKPACFLIALYTSFSNLGLLYFIYSFFGIDRKRESRIALLAIFSAGMFGFLFYVLKNINSEVSYNFSIQMFEFQEPESTAPMGSIHFLTFIWILIVLVRHNIHLRRELTIETDTDSIVEKKRAVRMSRNFGLAILLHALFSLTYTFYGWGYLSFSNFQLILTSVTSLQLFFYTVLYLNYFPEPSSFMIKILGVSLATVLILLCVVARISFVLIESHYDETRKTEIENLRENLKLGKDHILPKDVLYLISSLDQNNTSRSDSSDRNDPSPISKRMYRVLSLPENKPVYIIWYTFYSEGRIYEIGYPYESYSKMIHSIVSVIALILIFSSIFLILLLPYLIRKGLRDLQIDQKKV